A genomic window from Flavobacterium johnsoniae includes:
- a CDS encoding tRNA-(ms[2]io[6]A)-hydroxylase, with protein MLGLKLATDPRWVNIVESNIEEILTDHAWCEQKAASNAISIVTYNSEIEELVTEMLVIAREELEHFQMVHDIIKQRGLTLGRERKDHYVNELFKFMKKDGSRRDALCDRLLFSAMIEARSCERFKVLSENIQDPELAKFYRDLMISEAGHYTTFLGFARKYQDNIDIDKRWKEWIEYEGSIITNYGKSETVHG; from the coding sequence ATGTTGGGATTAAAATTAGCTACAGACCCTCGCTGGGTAAATATCGTTGAGTCAAATATCGAAGAAATTTTAACGGATCACGCTTGGTGCGAACAAAAAGCAGCTTCAAACGCGATTAGCATCGTTACTTACAATTCTGAAATAGAAGAGCTTGTAACAGAAATGCTTGTTATTGCGAGAGAAGAATTGGAACACTTTCAAATGGTTCACGATATTATAAAACAGCGCGGACTTACTTTAGGACGCGAGAGAAAAGATCATTATGTAAATGAGCTTTTTAAATTTATGAAAAAAGACGGAAGTCGTCGCGATGCACTTTGCGACCGTTTATTGTTTTCGGCAATGATTGAAGCTAGAAGTTGCGAGCGTTTTAAAGTGCTTTCTGAAAATATTCAAGATCCAGAATTAGCTAAATTTTATCGCGATTTAATGATTTCTGAAGCCGGTCATTATACTACTTTTCTAGGATTTGCAAGAAAATATCAAGACAACATTGATATTGACAAACGCTGGAAAGAATGGATTGAATATGAAGGTTCTATTATTACCAATTATGGTAAAAGTGAAACCGTTCACGGATAA